The genomic window TGAAGGACTGCAGATTTATAAATTGTAAATTTGAAGGAGCAAAATTTTCAAATAGTAATCTGCAAGGTTCATATTTCAGAGACTGTAATTTTGATTATGTAACTTTTGAAAAAACATTTGTTGATTATGAAATCTTTGAATGCGCTCCTAAATGGGATAACTTAAGATTTAGATTTGCAAGATCATTGAAGTTAAATTATGCTTCTATAGGTGATTATATTAAGGCATCTAAAGCAGTTACGGTTGAACTCCAAGCTACATTAGGACATTTGAGATCTAGTTGGTCTTCAGGTGATCCACATTATTCAATTAAATTTGGAGGATTTGAAAAGCGAATGAAACAGTTATACAAGTGGACTAAAGTTCACTTTTTAGATTTTATCTGGGGTAATGGAGAAAGTTTACGCAGATTAATTCGCTTTAATTTTATTGTTTTTTTAGCGTTAAGTGTTGTTGAAGTTTTTACAAGTGAAAGTAAATATGGTTTTCTTGAATTTTTGGAAACCTTATTTGTAAATATACCATCTGTTTATTTTGGTTTAAAAGTTGAAAATTTTGAATACTCTAATTATATCTTATTACCTCTTACAATTTTGAGATTAGTTAGTTTTGCTTTACTAATGTCTATTATTACTAAGAAATACAATAGACGATGAAAAATATATATATATTTGGTTCAATTGTAAGAGGAGAGATTGATCAGTACTCAGATACTGATTTATTGTTAATAACAGATGACACATTGAATTTTATCGATTTAGAAAAATATTCTTTATATACACCTACAAGAATTGAAGAAATGTACCGTGAAGGTAACCCTTTTGCTTGGCATTTGCATTATGAGTCAAAACTTGTTTACTCTGATGGGGTTGATTTTTTAAAAGAGCTAAAAATTCCCAATTCGTATAAAAATTGTTCTTTGGATTTGCATAAATTTTACAAATTATTTCAGGATAGTATAAAATCAATTCAATCGGATAAGTTATCATTGGTTTTTGATTTAGCAATGGTATTTTTAGCATTGAGAAATTTTGCAACATGTTATTCTCTTGAGCGCTATGAAAAACCGATTTTCAGTAGAAATTCATTTGAAAAGCTTAATGACTTTCCATTGATATTAGACAATAAAATAAAAAATTTATTAATGATGGCAAGAATAAGTTCTACTCGAGGAATTAGCTATAAAATTGATGAGATTGAATTATCTTTGTTTATTAAACAAGTCGATGCAATTGAAAAATGGTTCGACAAAATATTTACAAGTTATGAATGCAGAATTTAACAGCAGGGTGGACTTGCAGAGACAGGTTTTAAAAATAGTCAATAGTAAGAGCTTTAAAATGCAATTATCAGGACTTTCTAAACCAGCACTAGAAAATTGGATAATGATAAATAGTATATCTAATAATGAATTAAAGAATATATTATTTAAAATATCTGAATTGTTGTTTTTTATTGCTAATAGAAGTCAGGATCAAATTACAGAAGAATACAAAAAAATACAATTGAAGGCAGGAAATGAAATAGGTAAACTAAAAGTATTGTTGAATTAATTTCTAGGTTTTAGAATAATACACCCAATTTTATATTTATACGATGTCTATATTATAAAACAGAAAAGAGACTTTAAAAGTCTCTTTTTTAATTATATATCACTATAAAATAATTTATTTCCCAATCAATTTCTCCAACCTAACCATCATTTCATCTTTCTCCTTCAACATACGTTCGTACAACTCAATTTTTTCTTCATGAAGTTTAATTAATTGATCAATAGGATTAACAGTAGTACTTACATGTCCAGAATTGTTACCAACTGCTATTGCTCCTTCATGAAAAGTATTAGAAATAATATTAATCGCTTGTTCCTCATCAAAATTCTGAAAAGCTTCAACAGGAATTTTCAATACCGCTGAGATTTGTTTTAGTAGGTTTTCTTCAATTACATCTTTTTGCTCGAGCATAGAAATTTTCTTTTGGTTCCAGTCTTCGCCCAGATCATAAGCCAAAGCTTCCTGCTTTATGTTAAGCATTTCTCTAAAACGTTTTACGTTTCTTCCCTGATGTATTTTCTGTTCCATAATGAATATTGGTTTTCTGAAGATTCAAAGATAAAGCCATTTGGGCTAAAAATCATGAGTTTCAAAGATAAAAAAATATTTCAAAGAAGAATTATTTTGTAAGAATATTATATCTGTATTTGGGATAGATTATCCTTTAGAAAGAACAGAATTTCGCTTTAGAATTTTAAATCTATAAGCCATGAAAAAGAATAAAACAACTTTCGAAACGAGCTTTTGGGCAGGATATGCAGCGGGAAATCCGTTTAAGGCAATCGATGCCTTTTTTACTTTTGCACATCTCGATTACTACAAACAGAGTTTAAGCGAAGCGGTACTTTACAGCTATAAAACAAAAGTCTGCAAACAAGACAATCCTTCAGATGTTTTTGTTTTGTATACTGTTATCAAATCTTTCCTCAAAATTTGCTGCTGTCTGAAAGAGAAAAGCAAAAAATGGATAATAAAAGATTCTCTGCGATCTGAAACCGTTTTTCATCTTTCTTCACTAACAAAAGAAGAATACGAGAATCCTTTTATAGTATTTCAAAAAGCATTTACTGAAAGAACGCTAGAAGAGTTTGAATCTTTTTTATATCAAATCTTAGAGCTTTCGCTATCTCCACATTCCGCAGATTCTGACCCTGATTTAACGACGCCTTATATTCATGTAATAAAAATGCTCGATGCAGCAGAACTCATAAGAGAAAGGGGAGTAGAGAAAATCAAGAAAAGAAATCTGATTGATGCTTTAACAGAATAAAATATCAAGATTACAAAAAAAGCATAAAAAAATCCCATTTATTGGAAATGGGATTTTCAACTTTATTCTGCATTATTTACATGCTTCGTTATTCACGAATATTAAAAATTAATCATTGCGACGCTTACAATTGCCATGAAAACAAAAAAAGGAATAGAAAATATTAATAAACCAATATTAATATTTCTTAATGTTAGGTTTTTCTGTCGATGAAAAAATATAGTTTCCTTTATTATAAATATGTTAAATATAAAAAATGTTAAACTTGAAACAAATGAAAAGAAAAAAATCTGTTGTAAACCTCTATAATTAGCATCCCCGAATATCGATATTAGATATAATAAAAAGACAGGAATGACTAATCTAAGTATTAGATGTTTTATTATATTATTTTTCATTATTTAGATAGGTTTGTTGTATAGTGTGAATATTAATTAGTTTGAAAAGATTACTCGTCGATAACTTTTCTTTTAGGTTTTCGATCTTTATTAGTTGAAGCAGAACAGAATTTTGTTTATTCGGCATCATAAACTTCCACTTTTGAGTTTGGTATTTCAACTTCTGAAGTTGGGGATTTTAAATAAATTTTCCCCGAATAGACTGGTTTTTTGATGCTGCTTTTTATAATTTCTTTATTGAATTTAATATACAACTCAACATTTTCATTTTTATCGAAAAATTTTTTAAAGCGCTCCATTAATTGATTGTTGAAATTACGTTTCTCTAGATTTTTTAAATAGTCATTTTCATGAGTTGTTTTACCGTCGAGTAAATCAACCCAAATACGAACTTCAAATTGTCTTGAAAATTGATCTTGTACAAAAATCACAAAACTTATAGGTACAGCTTTTCCATTTGTGGTGTCAGTAAGGAATTCTAAACCAGTATTAGTATTACTGATAACTTCATTGTTCATGAAAAGAATATCATAATCATAAATTCTAAAATCTTTTCTATTAGTGCCAATTTTATAATTGTATCTTTTAAGACGATTTTTGAAATAAGTATTGCTTATTTTATTATTGGCTATTTCTTCCTGAACAAATAGAGGCATATCTTTTTGATAGTTTTTTATGACTTCCTTTCTATCTAAATTTTTACTGAAATCACCCCATTCAATGTCAAAGGTTTCATGTCCTTGATATGTTCCAATTTCTTTATTACCAATCCCGCCAATCCATAAAGTGACCAAACCTTCTGGAGCAAAGGCGACGGTTAGTGTATTATATTCATTTTTATATTCTACACCGTCCATACCCATTGTAGTTCCATAATCTTTTTTAAAGATATCGTACATTTTTTTTTGAGGCAATGCAAAATCACCTGCAAAAAACTTATTTTCAGCATACGAAAACCAAGTTATTTGCATGCGTTCTGGAACTTTCTTTTTATCATCACCAACTACCATAGTACCGCTGCTACTAGCTCCCCAACTATCGTTTAGATATTGTTCGCTTGGTATCCATGCAGTGGTGTTATCAGATAAAATAAAACTACCATAGACAACCTCTACAGGACAAGTTTCATCGGCACTTGTTTCGGCTAGCCATTCAAATTTTTCTATTTTTGTAAGCATTTCTTTTTGTTTTTCTGTATTTAAAAAATAATATGTTAATGGTATTTCTTTTTCTTTCCATAAGTCATATCCTAATCTAGAAAGTAGTAGTAGCGATAGTACTATCGCTATCAATAAATACAATTTATTTAAACTGTTTATCTTCATAATATTAATTTAATTTGGCTTCATACCTTTGATGAATAGGTACGTATACCAGGCTATTGATAGTATTGTAATACTTGTCAGTATAAGGAGTATGAATATTATTTTTGTTATTAATCGTTTAAATCCATGGATGTAGGCATAGATTGCCAGTAGGATAGTTAGAACAGGAATTACTAGTATTAATCTATAAGAATAACCAAGATAATCAGGATAAAATAAGTAGGATAAAAATGAAATGAATACAATTAAGAATATTGATAATATTTTGTTTTTATTTTGATCTGACATTTTGTTTAAATTTCGTTTATATTTATCCATCAATTTTTTTTCTATAAGGCTTTCCGTCTTCATATCTGCCTCCTTTTCCATAGCTATCACAAGTTGATCGATGAAGGTATTTATTTCGTATAAAATGCAATTTTTCATTTTTAAACGTTACTGTTTTACTATGTGCTCCATCATTTGTAATTGCATAATTTAATAACAAATTCTTTGCTTCTTCGAGGTCTTCAGGGACTTTGTAAGTCTCCTTTTTGCCTTTTTGCATTAGCGAGTTATCAAACATCATTTTATAATTTTCAGCAAGCTTAACCATTATAGAAAGCGGGATAAATTGATAGGATAGAGGTATTCTCCTAGTTGCCATATGTGTAGTAAATGAAACTCCCTTTTTTGAAGTTGTTGTGGTTACAATTTGTTCTTTTTCATACCAGCCTTCTTTTATTAAAGTTTCTTTTATGTTATCAAAGCCCTTTTCTAAATGTAGTTTTCTTATTTCCTTTTCAATTTCGGCGTAACCTCCGCCAATGTCACTATGAACACCAGGAATAGAAAGCTCATAGCCAATTCCAGCATCAATAGAGCTTTTTATGTTGGTAAGAGAAAAGTTTTCACGATATTCATCAGATGCGGTAATATGTATCACTTTTTTAATATTTCCTTCTAATTTTAAATTTAACTCTTGTATGTCATTGTTAAAATTAGGCGAAGTTGAAAAACTTTCGGAATAGGAGGAAACAGTGTCAAATAGCCCAACAAATTGTATTTTAAATTTGCTAGATTCTAGATCATACATATCCTGTAGCTTTCGTCTTTGTGATATAAAATTTCTTGCGGCAGCAGCGCCACGACTGAAACCAAAAACAGTTAGATCTATTTCATTAACAAATTGGTTTTCTTTTATAAATTTATCAGCTTTGAGTTTGTCAATTTTTTTCTTTATCTCCATAAAAGCTTTGTTTACTTTAACAGGAATTCCTGATTTATCACCGCTTCCAAAAGCATATCCATAAAAATCATCTTTATCATGATCCCTCGTACCTTCTCCTTCAATGTAAACTTTTACTTTATTCTCACTGTTTTCTGCAATGTTTATGTTGTGTAAAATCGCAATGTTAGAATAGTAGTTATCATAACTGCTTTCATTCTCATCATTATCCTCAAAAGCTTTTGCAGCTATTTCTTCTTTAGGAGTTAATAGTATTCCTTTTCTCTTCTTTTCATAAGCTAATCTGGCTTCAGTATTTTTCATATTATTTAAAGTACCATCAAAAAACACATTAACTGTTACTTTTACACCTACTTTCTCCTCAGGTTTCTTTTGCTTATCAGGAACAGCAACTTTTGCAACACTATTGTTTTTAGGAGGTTCAATTGTTTTCTTGAGATCATTTATAATCTTAAGCTGTATGGCGTCTTGTATAGTGTCAATTTTGCCTATATACTTAACTTGAGCATAAAATTCATGTTCGTTTTCATCTCTATAATCTTTATCGTTCAGTATTTTTTGATATACTTTTATGTTGTTAAAGTATAGTTCTGCTTTTCCATATTTATCAACAGGAGATGTAGTATAGGTTCCCATATTTCGAGAATTATTACCATGTCCATCCATGCCTTCGTCTTCCCAAATGGTTACTTGAAGTCTGTCTCCAACTGGAATATTTAATGTGTGAATAAACAAACGAACATTGTCTGAATAACCAATCGCTTTACCGTCTAGGTCACGATAAAATTGATCTTGCCACTTAAGATCTTCTATGCTTGGCGTTCCTGCAACTGGTGTAACATTCAGTTTTGCAGTATCTTTTGCTCCATGAATATCGGTAAAAGTAACGGCAATTGTGTAATTGATTCCTATGCTTGCCTGACTAAAAGTAACTCTGCCATCGCTGCCTAAATCTAAAAACAGTTTTCCGTTTTTTAAAAGTGTCCAATGCTGTTTTACAATTTTAGAGCCATCTACTTCTTTATGGTTATCATCTTTTTCATTTACATACAATTGCACTCCTTTTTTCGCTTGATCGTTAGCCGTCTTTGTATACATTAACGAATAAACACTTTTGCCAATTATAGGCCTTGAATCACCTTTGATATAAAATTTCATCACTATTATTTTTTAGCTTCAGGTATTCCGTTTAATTCGTTTTGAAATTCTCCCATATTAAACATCGGATTTATTAGATTATGTACATCGGGATTCGCATTGATGAAGTTTTGCTCACTAGGTTCAGCTATTTGCCCGTGATTTTTAACTTTAATACAATCTGGTCCGCCAATAGGACAAGTCGCTTTACTGTCTTCTAGTAGTGCTTTGCCATTATTTGACAAGGTTATTTTTTCATAAAAGCCACTCCATTTGGTAATTGTCGCATGGCATGGTAAATAATCTCCGTTTCCTTTCGGTTGCATTTTACATTTGCCGAAAGTATTTTTTTCTAGAGTTTGACCTATCTCTTTATCTGTCGCTATAAGTTTTGCACTGCCATCTTTATCGTTTGCATAATGTTTACTTTGCGTTTTTACTTTTAATTTATCAAGTTTGGGCTCTACGCTAAACTTACATTTTAGCATTGCACCGTTTACAACAATGTGTTTCTCGCTCATAATCTTCTCTTATTTTAATTAATGGAGTTTAAATAGATCCTTAAAAAAGCTTTCTTTTTTTATCGTTTCACCTACAAAAAAATCATGATTTTGCTCAGATGCTGTAATTTTTTTGTCATTGAGATTGTAGATTTTGACTGTTGCTTTTTTTGTAAAGTCACCAATGATATCACATTCTAAGCTTGCGCTTTCGATGGTATAGGTATTTGGATTCAAATGGTAAATGGAGTGGTATTTGCCAGAAAAATTATTTTTTCTAAGAGCGTCTTCTTTTGCTGTATTTGCCAATGTGCCCTTTTTTTCAATAACTACCATATTTGCATCATTTAGATACTCATCAATTTTTTGCGTTACGCTAAATATTACAGTACCATTTTTAGGTGTAATGGCAAAATCTGTCTCTGTTATGATAGATAAATCTGAAGTATAAGCAGTATGGATTCCATTAAAGAAGACTTTTAAAAACCAATCATCGGATAAATTTTGAAGTAGGTTTTCTTCTTCATTTAGTATAGAATCGAGAGCATTTAAATATTTGTTTATAGCTTCGCCCTCATTTTTTTCTAGGATACTTTTTCTTTTTGCTGCCCATCGTTCGCTTATATCATAAAAATTATGGATATCGATCCATTTACCTTCTGGATTAACAACAATTAGTAGTGGGTATAGAACACTTGATACTTTTTCTGCTAGAATATCGGTTATGGCATCAGTTTGTGCACTATTTAAAAATACTTTAGATACTCTATCAATTTCAAATAAAGAATATCCATTTTTATCTTTTTTGATATATTCTACACTTAGTTTACATTTTATGGTTTGTAAAATATTATCGTTCTCAATTGTCTGAAGCACCATGTAGCTATTTTTACCTCTTACTTTATGAAAAGGTATTTTGAATCCATTATCAAAAATTACTTTTATAGGCTTTGCATTTTCTTGTTCATTATCCGATTCCTGTTTTTTTGGTTTTAAAAGAAGGAATTCTAAATGACTTGGAAAATCAGCATTTATCACATCGCGATCTTCAATGCAATTGAAGTTATGATAATGCCTAAGTTCGTCGAGTGTTATTTCAAGCTTATCTGCTACAGAAATAGGAGTGTCTCCTTTTTGTATCTTGTAAGTAAAGTGTTTAACCGCACCCCAATTGTCTAAAATTTTGCCAATAATCATGAAAGTATGTAAGATATATTTTGGTTTAAATATATGTATTTTTCTTACATTTTTTAATGATAAAATAAGAAAAAACTACAATTTAACATTTAGTAGAAAATAATCATTTTCTTGCTAATATTAACTTATTTGTTTTCAGGCTATTAGGTTTTTGAGAAGAATCTTCTGAACTTTGTACAAGCAAAATAATGTTCGAAAACAAAAAAAGAGACCTCAAAGTCTCTTTTTTAAAATTAATTATGCTTTTATAATTGCTTATTTATCAATTTCTAAATCTTGCATTCATTTTATCTATCTCCTTCAACATACGTTCGTACAACTCAATTTTTTCTTCGTGAAGTTCTTTTAATGAATTTATACCCTTCAAACCATAAAACAGATAGGGAAGCAATTCCAGCAGCTAATCCTAATTCTCTTATAGTAAGTCCAGTGAGATGGAAAAAATCAGAGAAAGGATTGACATATAAAATGGCTGACAGCATGATGAGCGTTGAAAAACTGACGATAGGAAAAAGAATGTTTCTATTTTTAAAGCTTTCAAAAAGACTGTAATGAAAAGAGCGGTTTGTTAAGCTCAATAAAATATTAGCAAAAATTAAGGTGC from Flavobacterium sp. KACC 22763 includes these protein-coding regions:
- a CDS encoding phospholipase effector Tle1 domain-containing protein, translated to MKFYIKGDSRPIIGKSVYSLMYTKTANDQAKKGVQLYVNEKDDNHKEVDGSKIVKQHWTLLKNGKLFLDLGSDGRVTFSQASIGINYTIAVTFTDIHGAKDTAKLNVTPVAGTPSIEDLKWQDQFYRDLDGKAIGYSDNVRLFIHTLNIPVGDRLQVTIWEDEGMDGHGNNSRNMGTYTTSPVDKYGKAELYFNNIKVYQKILNDKDYRDENEHEFYAQVKYIGKIDTIQDAIQLKIINDLKKTIEPPKNNSVAKVAVPDKQKKPEEKVGVKVTVNVFFDGTLNNMKNTEARLAYEKKRKGILLTPKEEIAAKAFEDNDENESSYDNYYSNIAILHNINIAENSENKVKVYIEGEGTRDHDKDDFYGYAFGSGDKSGIPVKVNKAFMEIKKKIDKLKADKFIKENQFVNEIDLTVFGFSRGAAAARNFISQRRKLQDMYDLESSKFKIQFVGLFDTVSSYSESFSTSPNFNNDIQELNLKLEGNIKKVIHITASDEYRENFSLTNIKSSIDAGIGYELSIPGVHSDIGGGYAEIEKEIRKLHLEKGFDNIKETLIKEGWYEKEQIVTTTTSKKGVSFTTHMATRRIPLSYQFIPLSIMVKLAENYKMMFDNSLMQKGKKETYKVPEDLEEAKNLLLNYAITNDGAHSKTVTFKNEKLHFIRNKYLHRSTCDSYGKGGRYEDGKPYRKKIDG
- a CDS encoding nucleotidyltransferase domain-containing protein — translated: MKNIYIFGSIVRGEIDQYSDTDLLLITDDTLNFIDLEKYSLYTPTRIEEMYREGNPFAWHLHYESKLVYSDGVDFLKELKIPNSYKNCSLDLHKFYKLFQDSIKSIQSDKLSLVFDLAMVFLALRNFATCYSLERYEKPIFSRNSFEKLNDFPLILDNKIKNLLMMARISSTRGISYKIDEIELSLFIKQVDAIEKWFDKIFTSYECRI
- a CDS encoding helix-turn-helix domain-containing protein, yielding MEQKIHQGRNVKRFREMLNIKQEALAYDLGEDWNQKKISMLEQKDVIEENLLKQISAVLKIPVEAFQNFDEEQAINIISNTFHEGAIAVGNNSGHVSTTVNPIDQLIKLHEEKIELYERMLKEKDEMMVRLEKLIGK
- a CDS encoding DUF2931 family protein; protein product: MKINSLNKLYLLIAIVLSLLLLSRLGYDLWKEKEIPLTYYFLNTEKQKEMLTKIEKFEWLAETSADETCPVEVVYGSFILSDNTTAWIPSEQYLNDSWGASSSGTMVVGDDKKKVPERMQITWFSYAENKFFAGDFALPQKKMYDIFKKDYGTTMGMDGVEYKNEYNTLTVAFAPEGLVTLWIGGIGNKEIGTYQGHETFDIEWGDFSKNLDRKEVIKNYQKDMPLFVQEEIANNKISNTYFKNRLKRYNYKIGTNRKDFRIYDYDILFMNNEVISNTNTGLEFLTDTTNGKAVPISFVIFVQDQFSRQFEVRIWVDLLDGKTTHENDYLKNLEKRNFNNQLMERFKKFFDKNENVELYIKFNKEIIKSSIKKPVYSGKIYLKSPTSEVEIPNSKVEVYDAE
- a CDS encoding DUF4280 domain-containing protein, giving the protein MSEKHIVVNGAMLKCKFSVEPKLDKLKVKTQSKHYANDKDGSAKLIATDKEIGQTLEKNTFGKCKMQPKGNGDYLPCHATITKWSGFYEKITLSNNGKALLEDSKATCPIGGPDCIKVKNHGQIAEPSEQNFINANPDVHNLINPMFNMGEFQNELNGIPEAKK
- a CDS encoding pentapeptide repeat-containing protein, translating into MQDSRSTKNPDLENQIKSLYLNSGKEKDDEKIAKLTSIFEKSEKSLMHTGRIERKDVKFYNTDFDTIEGKRYYYIEDLKYSNYLFVRAVATDFIFKNIDFSKTIFDNCYLKDCRFINCKFEGAKFSNSNLQGSYFRDCNFDYVTFEKTFVDYEIFECAPKWDNLRFRFARSLKLNYASIGDYIKASKAVTVELQATLGHLRSSWSSGDPHYSIKFGGFEKRMKQLYKWTKVHFLDFIWGNGESLRRLIRFNFIVFLALSVVEVFTSESKYGFLEFLETLFVNIPSVYFGLKVENFEYSNYILLPLTILRLVSFALLMSIITKKYNRR